One genomic window of Saccopteryx bilineata isolate mSacBil1 chromosome 4, mSacBil1_pri_phased_curated, whole genome shotgun sequence includes the following:
- the ZNF608 gene encoding zinc finger protein 608 isoform X4 — translation MQLEGKGQLDPIQTVDPLFTVPAPPPPIASSLTPQILPSYFSPSSSNIAAPVEQLLVRTRSVGVNTCEVGVVTEPECLGPCEPGTSVNLEGIVWHETEEGVLVVNVTWRNKTYVGTLLDCTKHDWAPPRFCESPTSDLEMRGGRGRGKRARSTAAAPGSEAGFTESRGLQNKNRGGANGKGRRGSLNASGRRTPPNCAAEDIKASPSSTNKRKNKPPMELDLNSSSEDSKPGKRVRTNSRSTPTTPQGKPETTFLDQGCSSPVLIDCPHPNCNKKYKHINGLRYHQAHAHLDPENKLEFEPDSEDKISDCEEALSNVALECGEPSTTVSAYDTHVKAPTSPGSGNPPGTPKGKRELMSNGPGSVIGSKAGKNSGKKKGLNNELNNLPVISNMTATLDSCSAADGSLVAEMPKLEAEGFIDKKNLGDKEKGKKANNCKMDKNLSKLKNARPIAPAPAPTPPQLIAIPTAAFTSTTTGTIPGLPSLTTTVVQATPKSPPLKPIQPKPTIMGEPITVNPALVSLKDKKKKEKRKLKDKEGKETGSPKMDAKLGKLEDAKGAGKDLPGHFLKDHLNKNEGLANGLSESQESRMASIKAEADKVYTFTDNAPSPSIGSASRMECSTLVNGQAPMAPLHMLTQNGTESSAAKTSSPAYSDISDAADDGGSDSRSEGMRSKASSPSDIISSKDGVVKGHSSTTAQSSQMKESHSPYYHGYDPYYSPSYMHPGQVGAPAPGNGGSAQGMKIKKESEEDAEKKDKAEQLDARRVDHTSASLQPQHQSVITQRHPALAQSLYYGQYAYGLYMDQKSLMATSPAYRQQYEKYYEDQRLAEQKMAQTGRGDCERKNELPLKELGKEDSKQKNMPSATISKAPSTPEPSKNHSKLGPSLPNKTEETGKSQLLSNHQQQLQADNFKAKQMENHQLIKEAVEMKSVMDSMKQTGVDPTSRFKQDPDSRTWHHYVYQPKYMDPQKSEDLDREKKLKEDSPRKTPNKESGVSSLPVSLTSIKEEPKEAKRPDSQSMEESKLKNDDRKTPVNWKDSRGTRVAVSSPMSQHQSYIQYLHAYPYPQMYDPSHPAYRAVSPVLMHSYPGAYLSPGFHYPVYGKMSGREEAEKVNTSPSINTKTTTESKALDLLQQHANQYRSKSPAPVEKATAEREREAERERDRHSPFGQRHLHTHHHTHVGMGYPLIPGQYDPFQGLTSAALVASQQVAAQASASGMFPAQRRE, via the exons GTGTCCTAGTGGTCAATGTCACGTGGAGGAACAAAACTTACGTAGGGACTCTACTGGACTGCACCAAGCACGACTGGGCCCCTCCCAG GTTCTGCGAGTCACCGACAAGCGACCTGGAGATGAGAGGGGGCCGGGGCCGAGGAAAGCGAGCGCGGTCCACCGCAGCTGCCCCGGGCTCAGAGGCCGGCTTCACAGAATCCAGAGGGCTGCAGAACAAGAACAGAGGGGGCGCCAATGGGAAAGGGAGGCGGGGCAGCCTCAATGCCAGTGGGCGAAGGACACCCCCAAATTGTGCTGCTGAGGACATCAAAGCCAGCCCCTCCTCCaccaacaaaaggaaaaacaagccTCCGATGGAGTTAGACCTGAACTCCAGTTCTGAGGACAGTAAGCCTGGGAAGCGTGTCCGCACAAATTCTAGAAGTACTCCCACCACCCCGCAAGGGAAACCAGAAACTACTTTTTTGGACCAAGGCTGTTCCTCTCCAGTGTTAATCGATTGTCCCCACCCAAACTGCAACAAAAAGTACAAGCACATTAACGGCCTGAGGTACCACCAGGCTCATGCACACTTAGACCCAGAAAACAAGCTGGAGTTTGAACCTGACAGTGAGGACAAGATCTCGGACTGCGAGGAGGCCCTGAGTAATGTGGCACTTGAGTGCGGCGAGCCAAGCACAACCGTATCAGCTTATGACACCCACGTGAAGGCGCCCACATCCCCTGGCTCGGGCAACCCCCCTGGTACTCCtaaggggaagagggagttgaTGAGCAATGGCCCTGGCTCTGTTATTGGATCGAAAGCTGGGAAAAATTCTGGCAAAAAGAAGGGCCTTAACAATGAACTGAACAACCTCCCGGTCATCTCCAACATGACGGCCACATTAGACAGTTGCTCAGCAGCCGATGGCAGTTTGGTTGCCGAAATGCCCAAACTGGAAGCAGAAGGATTCATTGACAAGAAAAATTTGGGAGATAAAGAAAAGGGCAAAAAAGCCAACAAttgcaaaatggataaaaacctCTCCAAGTTGAAAAACGCCCGGCCCAttgccccggccccggccccaaCCCCCCCTCAGCTGATCGCGATCCCCACTGCAGCCTTCACGAGCACCACCACTGGGACCATCCCCGGACTGCCCTCCCTCACCACCACCGTTGTTCAGGCCACACCAAAGAGCCCTCCGTTAAAACCCATTCAACCAAAGCCCACAATTATGGGGGAGCCCATCACCGTGAACCCGGCTCTCGTGTCGCtcaaagacaagaagaagaaggagaagcgGAAGCTCAAGgacaaagaagggaaagagacaggaagccCTAAAATGGACGCCAAGCTGGGTAAACTGGAGGATGCCAAGGGGGCTGGGAAAGATTTGCCAGGGCATTTTTTAAAGGACCATCTCAACAAGAATGAAGGGCTGGCCAACGGGCTGTCGGAGTCGCAGGAGAGCCGAATGGCCAGTATCAAAGCCGAGGCGGATAAGGTTTACACCTTCACAGACAATGCGCCCAGCCCGTCCATAGGGAGTGCCTCGAGGATGGAGTGCAGCACGCTGGTGAACGGGCAGGCGCCGATGGCCCCACTGCACATGCTGACGCAAAACGGGACAGAGAGTTCTGCAGCCAAGACGAGCAGCCCCGCGTACTCGGACATATCTGATGCTGCCGATGATGGTGGTTCTGACAGCCGGTCGGAGGGCATGAGGTCAAAAGCCAGTTCCCCGTCAGATATCATTTCCAGTAAGGATGGTGTCGTAAAAGGGCATTCTTCAACTACAGCACAGTCATCTCAGATGAAAGAGTCCCATTCCCCCTATTACCATGGCTACGATCCTTATTATTCTCCAAGTTACATGCACCCTGGGCAGGTCGGCGCCCCTGCCCCTGGGAATGGTGGGAGTGCACAGGGCATGAAGATCAAGAAGGAATCTGAAGAAGATGCAGAGAAGAAAGACAAGGCCGAGCAGCTGGATGCCAGGAGAGTGGACCAtacctctgcctccctgcagccTCAGCACCAGTCGGTGATCACACAGAGGCACCCTGCCCTGGCTCAGTCACTTTATTACGGCCAGTATGCCTACGGGCTCTATATGGACCAGAAGTCTCTGATGGCCACCAGCCCTGCCTACAGACAGCAGTATGAGAAATACTATGAGGACCAGAGGCTGGCAGAGCAGAAAATGGCCCAAACTGGGAGAGGAGACTGTGAAAGGAAAAATGAGCTCCCCTTGAAGGAGCTGGGCAAGGAGGACAGTAAACAGAAAAACATGCCATCGGCCACAATCTCAAAAGCTCCCTCTACTCCGGAGCCTAGCAAAAACCATTCTAAACTAGGGCCATCATTGCCTAATAAAACTGAGGAGACAGGTAAATCACAGCTTCTCTCCAATCACCAGCAGCAGCTTCAGGCCGACAACTTCAAAGCTAAGCAGATGGAAAACCACCAGCTTATTAAGGAGGCTGTAGAAATGAAATCTGTCATGGACTCTATGAAGCAGACAGGTGTAGACCCAACCTCGAGATTTAAACAA gaTCCAGATTCAAGGACATGGCATCATTACGTATACCAGCCCAAGTACATGGATCCGCAAAAATCAGAAGACCTTgatagagaaaagaaattaaaagaggaTAGTCCCAGGAAAACTCCCAATAAAGAGAGTGGCGTGTCCAGCCTTCCTGTATCACTAACCAGCATTAAAGAGGAGCCCAAAGAGGCCAAGCGTCCTGACTCTCAATCCATGGAGGAGAGCAAGCTGAAAAATGATGATCGGAAGACTCCTGTGAACTGGAAGGACTCTCGGGGAACAAGAGTGGCTGTGTCCTCACCCATGAGTCAGCATCAGTCCTACATACAGTACTTGCATGCTTATCCTTATCCACAGATGTATGACCCCAGCCACCCTGCATACCGGGCTGTTTCTCCTGTCCTAATGCACAGTTACCCTG GGGCCTATCTCTCTCCAGGATTTCATTATCCTGTTTATGGGAAGATGTCAGGGAGAGAAGAGGCCGAGAAAGTCAATACCAGCCCTAGCATCAACACGAAAACAACCACTGAATCTAAAGCACTGGATTTGCTCCAGCAACATGCCAACCAATACCGCAGCAAGTCTCCTGCT CCGGTGGAGAAGGCTACAGCTGAGCGGGAACGGGAAGCAGAACGGGAGAGGGATCGCCACTCCCCCTTCGGCCAGCGGCACCTGCATACGCACCACCACACCCATGTCGGCATGGGTTACCCGCTAATCCCTGGTCAATACGACCCTTTTCAAG GCTTGACCTCTGCTGCCCTCGTTGCCTCTCAgcaggtggctgcccaggcatctGCATCAGGAATGTTTCCTGCACAAAGAAG AGAATAA